One region of Oryzomonas sagensis genomic DNA includes:
- a CDS encoding pyridoxal-phosphate dependent enzyme, with the protein VIDRVEPVESAEAIEFAKRLSREEGILVGISSGAAAAAAVRLAKLDEFAGKTIVAILPDAAERYLSTPLFEGI; encoded by the coding sequence GTAATCGACCGGGTCGAACCGGTGGAGAGCGCCGAAGCGATCGAATTCGCCAAGCGGCTGTCCCGCGAAGAAGGCATTCTTGTGGGCATCTCCAGCGGTGCCGCTGCTGCGGCGGCGGTGCGACTCGCCAAGCTGGACGAATTTGCCGGCAAGACCATTGTGGCCATCCTTCCCGACGCGGCAGAGCGCTACCTTTCCACGCCGCTGTTCGAGGGCATCTGA
- a CDS encoding YezD family protein, whose protein sequence is MAAPPPEPWSRDLEQVVREALSSIRFGTVTLVVQDGRVIQVDKSEKIRLNKVGYVDGGGI, encoded by the coding sequence ATGGCCGCCCCGCCCCCTGAGCCATGGAGCCGGGACCTGGAGCAGGTCGTGCGTGAGGCGCTGAGCTCGATCCGTTTCGGCACGGTGACCCTGGTGGTGCAGGACGGCCGGGTGATCCAGGTGGACAAGAGCGAGAAGATCCGGCTCAACAAGGTCGGGTATGTGGACGGCGGCGGGATTTAA
- a CDS encoding radical SAM protein — protein sequence MTISSCTKDRVTHGHPCFGGNRHKNGRIHLAVAPRCNIKCGYCDRKHDCANESRPGVTSRLFSPREALEQVRGTMADGQLGKVIKVIGIAGPGDPLANEETFETFRLVKAEFPELMFCMSTNGLLLPERLKDLAKINLHSLTVTINAVDSAVGAQIYRHVIYHGTHYRGEEGAAILIENQFEGVRRAAEQGLVVKVNTVLTPGINDSQIPLIADRVSECGAFVMNIMPIIPQAELAHVAPPSPEYLEAVRAGNEQTISQFRGCQQCRADAVGLIGGGCPL from the coding sequence ATGACCATATCATCATGCACCAAAGACCGCGTTACCCATGGCCACCCCTGCTTCGGCGGGAACCGGCACAAAAACGGCCGCATCCACCTGGCCGTGGCGCCGCGCTGCAACATCAAGTGCGGCTACTGCGACCGCAAGCACGACTGCGCCAATGAATCGCGCCCCGGCGTCACCAGCCGCCTGTTCTCCCCCCGGGAAGCCCTGGAGCAGGTGCGCGGCACCATGGCCGACGGGCAACTCGGCAAGGTCATCAAGGTGATCGGCATCGCCGGGCCCGGCGACCCGCTGGCCAATGAGGAGACCTTTGAAACCTTCCGGCTGGTGAAGGCCGAGTTTCCCGAACTCATGTTCTGCATGAGCACCAACGGCCTGTTGCTCCCCGAACGGCTCAAGGACCTGGCAAAGATCAACCTGCACAGCCTTACGGTGACCATCAATGCCGTCGATTCGGCTGTCGGGGCTCAGATCTATCGCCACGTGATCTACCACGGCACCCACTACCGGGGCGAGGAGGGAGCCGCCATCCTGATCGAAAACCAGTTCGAAGGGGTGCGCCGGGCCGCCGAGCAGGGTCTGGTGGTCAAGGTCAACACGGTGCTGACCCCCGGCATCAACGACAGCCAGATACCGCTTATCGCCGACAGGGTCAGCGAGTGCGGGGCATTTGTCATGAACATCATGCCGATCATCCCCCAGGCGGAGTTGGCCCATGTCGCTCCGCCGTCGCCCGAGTACCTGGAAGCGGTGCGGGCGGGCAACGAACAGACCATCAGCCAGTTCAGGGGCTGCCAGCAGTGCCGTGCCGATGCGGTCGGCTTGATCGGCGGCGGCTGTCCACTATAA
- a CDS encoding MalY/PatB family protein, whose amino-acid sequence MNTQSFDFDTPVDRSATDSEKWDKYQGRDVIPLWVADMDFRSPPAVIGALHERIEHGVFGYTHPPQGLVEAVLDHLERDFGWQAQPEWLVWLPGLVCGLNVLSRAVGEVGDEVITFTPVYPPFMSVPTLSQRTTVKVPLQLHNGRWVADMEALERAITPRTRLLLLCSPHNPVGRAWTREELQQFAAVAERHDLVIGSDDIHAGLILDEGARHLPIATLSPETARRTITLLAPSKTYNIPGLGCSFAVIGDPALRRSFIKAAGRIVPHVNLLGYTAAEAAYRHGEPWRHDLLSYLRGNRDLLAETVARMPGLTTFHVEATYLAWIDTRAAGIGDPGRFFEEAGVGLSNGAEFDAPGFVRLNFGCARGLLKEALQRMERALQQR is encoded by the coding sequence ATGAACACTCAATCTTTCGATTTCGATACCCCCGTCGACCGCAGCGCCACCGATAGTGAAAAATGGGACAAGTACCAGGGGCGGGACGTCATCCCGCTCTGGGTGGCGGACATGGACTTCCGCTCTCCCCCGGCGGTGATTGGGGCGCTGCACGAGCGGATCGAGCATGGGGTGTTCGGCTACACCCACCCGCCGCAGGGGCTGGTGGAGGCGGTGCTGGATCACCTGGAACGGGATTTCGGCTGGCAGGCCCAGCCCGAATGGCTGGTCTGGCTCCCCGGCCTGGTGTGCGGCCTGAACGTGCTCAGCAGGGCCGTGGGGGAGGTTGGCGACGAGGTGATAACCTTCACCCCGGTGTATCCCCCCTTCATGTCGGTCCCGACCCTGTCGCAGCGCACCACGGTCAAGGTGCCGCTGCAACTGCACAACGGCCGCTGGGTGGCCGATATGGAAGCGCTGGAGCGGGCCATCACGCCCCGCACCAGGCTGCTCCTGCTGTGCAGTCCGCACAACCCGGTGGGACGGGCCTGGACCCGTGAGGAACTGCAACAGTTCGCCGCCGTGGCCGAGCGCCACGACCTGGTGATCGGCTCGGACGACATCCACGCCGGCCTGATCCTGGACGAGGGAGCGCGTCATCTGCCGATAGCCACCCTGTCGCCGGAGACGGCCCGCCGGACGATTACGCTGCTGGCTCCCAGCAAGACCTACAACATCCCCGGCCTGGGGTGTTCCTTTGCGGTGATCGGCGATCCCGCCCTGCGCCGCAGCTTCATCAAGGCGGCCGGCCGCATCGTGCCGCACGTCAACCTGCTGGGCTACACCGCCGCCGAAGCGGCCTACCGGCACGGCGAACCGTGGCGGCACGACCTGCTCTCGTACCTTCGCGGCAACCGCGATCTCCTGGCTGAAACCGTGGCGCGGATGCCCGGCCTGACGACCTTTCACGTGGAGGCCACCTACCTGGCCTGGATCGACACCCGTGCCGCCGGCATCGGCGATCCGGGCCGCTTCTTCGAGGAGGCCGGAGTTGGCTTGTCCAATGGCGCCGAGTTCGACGCGCCGGGGTTTGTGCGGCTCAACTTCGGATGTGCGCGGGGCCTGCTGAAGGAAGCATTGCAGCGGATGGAACGGGCGCTACAACAACGATGA
- a CDS encoding YcbK family protein — MLTRRQFIAAGAGLLLVPHSSLAKALLKHNVSTGISDLVENGDIPKDIAVGPNITAEQFIAAQRDEKALESLVGGLVERKIKGQPLFNEGKIILYNTHFKERYLFKFRNGYGEYDPKILGSLNYFMRCNYDNKYTDMDIATIEMINYVAQLLGVKEIYINSAYRTPEYNAILARKSENVARNSFHMQGKAVDYSIPGVPISKVCQYAQLARNYFGYGGVGYYPRQNFVHNDSGPLRNWAKK, encoded by the coding sequence ATGCTCACACGAAGACAGTTTATTGCAGCTGGCGCCGGATTGTTGTTGGTGCCGCACAGTTCTCTGGCGAAAGCGCTCTTGAAGCACAACGTATCCACGGGGATCAGCGACCTCGTCGAGAACGGCGACATCCCAAAGGACATCGCCGTTGGTCCGAACATAACCGCCGAGCAGTTCATTGCCGCCCAACGCGACGAAAAAGCCCTCGAAAGCCTGGTGGGCGGCCTGGTTGAGCGCAAGATAAAGGGGCAGCCTTTGTTCAACGAGGGCAAGATCATTCTCTATAACACACACTTCAAGGAACGGTACCTCTTCAAGTTCAGGAACGGCTACGGGGAGTATGATCCCAAAATCCTCGGCTCGCTCAACTATTTCATGCGCTGCAATTACGACAACAAATACACCGACATGGACATTGCCACCATAGAGATGATCAACTACGTTGCACAGCTCCTCGGGGTCAAGGAAATCTACATCAACTCAGCCTACCGGACGCCGGAATACAACGCCATACTCGCCAGGAAGAGCGAGAACGTGGCGCGCAACTCGTTCCACATGCAGGGCAAGGCGGTGGACTACTCCATACCTGGCGTGCCGATCAGCAAGGTGTGCCAGTATGCCCAACTGGCGCGCAACTATTTCGGCTACGGTGGCGTCGGCTATTATCCGCGGCAGAACTTCGTGCATAACGACAGTGGACCGCTTCGCAACTGGGCAAAGAAGTAG
- the yciA gene encoding acyl-CoA thioester hydrolase YciA, which translates to MANHTEFPVGELLLRTYAKPSDTNANGDIFGGWIMSQMDIAGGMLAIEITGGRAVTIAVDAMKFIKPVKTGDIVCCFGKVTRVGNTSITIRLEVWVKPSLREAPIDKENALYLVTEASYTYVAVDQEGRKRQFPKPALRQHEQ; encoded by the coding sequence TTGGCCAACCACACCGAGTTCCCGGTGGGAGAATTGCTTCTCCGCACCTATGCAAAGCCGAGCGATACGAACGCGAATGGAGATATCTTCGGGGGATGGATCATGTCGCAGATGGACATCGCCGGCGGCATGTTGGCAATAGAGATCACCGGCGGCCGCGCCGTGACCATTGCTGTGGACGCGATGAAATTCATCAAACCGGTAAAGACCGGCGACATTGTCTGTTGCTTCGGCAAAGTTACGAGGGTCGGAAACACCTCCATCACCATCAGGTTGGAGGTTTGGGTTAAGCCGAGCCTGCGGGAAGCGCCGATCGACAAGGAAAACGCCTTGTACTTGGTCACGGAAGCGTCATACACCTATGTGGCCGTTGACCAGGAAGGGCGCAAACGGCAGTTCCCGAAACCGGCTCTTCGCCAACATGAGCAATAG
- a CDS encoding VTT domain-containing protein, with translation MSSIQSETKALRPQLAALLADEISGCTGCGVCVGECGFLKLYGSPRDIARSYDPDDPKKNVVCFECSLCGLCSAVCPSGVKPQALFLEMRREAVDRGFGSFREHKGLLGYERTGTSRRFTWYGLPEGCTTIFFPGCALPGTRPGVTVAVYERLKEAFPALGLVLDCCTKPSHDLGREPYFSQMFGEMVAWLESHGIQRVLVACPNCYKVFTEYAPHLQTETVYERLAGIMPETTAEASASPVTIHDPCVIRFASAPQEAARRLVSRSGRVIAEMPHARTKTLCCGEGGTVGALAPDLADAWGELRSGEAAGRQVVTYCAGCANHLGKRLTVSHVLDLVFDAPKPSAGPITYVNRLRLKSRFKKIVPAATTRERSVPGSGSGMLRPLLFLGVMIAAIVLVRASGVGQYLEPERLRALFSGFGIVAPLVYIAIYTVAPALMLPGLPISMAGATVFGPVWGVVYTIIGATLGACVAFLIARYAARDWVERQLVGSRWNRLDSETAQNGWKAVAFTRLIPLFPFNLLNFAFGLTKIPFPQYAVATFIFMLPGTIAFITFSSSLLGLLKGKVSREFFIGIGLIVAVSLIPRLVKRHRRI, from the coding sequence ATGAGTTCGATCCAGAGTGAAACCAAGGCGTTGCGGCCGCAACTGGCGGCACTGCTTGCGGATGAAATCAGCGGCTGCACCGGGTGCGGCGTCTGCGTCGGGGAGTGCGGCTTCCTGAAGCTCTACGGTTCCCCACGCGATATCGCCCGTTCCTACGACCCGGATGACCCGAAAAAAAATGTCGTCTGCTTCGAGTGCAGCCTCTGCGGACTCTGCTCGGCCGTCTGCCCCAGCGGCGTCAAGCCCCAGGCCCTCTTTCTGGAGATGCGGCGCGAGGCGGTCGATCGGGGCTTTGGCTCGTTCCGCGAGCACAAGGGGCTGCTCGGGTACGAGCGGACCGGCACGTCCCGCCGCTTCACGTGGTACGGCCTGCCTGAAGGGTGCACCACGATCTTTTTCCCCGGCTGCGCCTTGCCGGGCACCCGCCCCGGCGTGACCGTAGCGGTTTATGAACGGCTGAAAGAGGCGTTTCCCGCCCTCGGCCTGGTGCTGGACTGCTGCACCAAACCGTCCCACGACCTGGGGAGGGAACCGTATTTTTCCCAAATGTTCGGCGAGATGGTGGCCTGGCTGGAATCCCACGGGATACAACGGGTCCTGGTGGCCTGCCCCAACTGCTACAAGGTCTTTACCGAATATGCCCCGCACCTTCAGACAGAGACGGTCTACGAACGGCTTGCCGGGATCATGCCGGAGACAACGGCGGAGGCGTCAGCTTCTCCGGTGACCATCCACGACCCCTGCGTAATCAGGTTCGCCTCCGCGCCGCAGGAAGCGGCGCGAAGGTTGGTTTCCCGATCCGGCCGTGTGATCGCAGAGATGCCGCACGCGCGGACAAAAACGCTCTGCTGCGGTGAAGGGGGGACCGTGGGGGCCCTGGCCCCCGACCTGGCCGATGCCTGGGGAGAACTCCGGTCGGGTGAAGCCGCGGGCCGCCAGGTGGTCACCTACTGTGCCGGCTGCGCCAATCACCTCGGGAAACGGCTTACGGTCAGCCATGTCCTCGACCTGGTCTTCGACGCGCCGAAACCGTCAGCGGGGCCGATCACCTATGTCAATCGCCTGCGGCTCAAATCCCGGTTCAAGAAAATCGTGCCCGCCGCCACAACCAGGGAGAGAAGCGTTCCCGGCAGCGGTTCCGGGATGCTCCGGCCGCTGCTCTTTCTGGGCGTCATGATTGCCGCCATAGTTCTGGTGCGGGCAAGCGGAGTCGGCCAGTACCTGGAACCGGAACGGCTGCGTGCCCTGTTTAGCGGCTTCGGCATCGTGGCGCCGCTGGTGTACATCGCCATCTATACGGTCGCTCCCGCGTTGATGCTGCCCGGCCTCCCCATCAGCATGGCCGGGGCAACCGTCTTCGGGCCGGTCTGGGGGGTGGTCTACACGATCATCGGGGCCACCCTGGGGGCCTGCGTGGCGTTCCTGATCGCCCGCTACGCCGCCCGGGACTGGGTAGAACGGCAGCTGGTCGGTTCGCGGTGGAACAGACTCGACAGCGAAACCGCCCAGAACGGCTGGAAGGCGGTGGCCTTTACCCGGTTGATCCCCCTGTTCCCCTTCAACCTGCTCAATTTTGCCTTCGGCCTGACGAAGATACCGTTTCCCCAGTATGCCGTGGCAACCTTTATCTTCATGCTGCCCGGCACTATCGCCTTTATCACGTTTTCGAGCTCGTTGCTGGGATTGCTCAAGGGTAAGGTCTCCCGCGAATTTTTTATCGGGATCGGTCTCATCGTCGCGGTATCCCTGATTCCCCGGCTGGTAAAACGGCACAGGAGAATCTGA
- a CDS encoding ABC transporter substrate-binding protein, with protein MKRRFLIAPCPAKSCSSFPSILFGIIPLAAFFLLLLHPALLLAGTTVLTPVTLQLKWKHQFQFAGYYAAVEKGYYRDAGLVVTLREATQGSDPAEAVLNGEAQFGVGGSSLVLLRAEGKPVVALAAILQHSPLGILSLNANNIRNVHDLAGRRVMLEPMSAEVMALFRAEGVPDNAIKVVPHEFSLEKLLNGEVDAASVYSTTEPYQLEKRRIAYSIIYPERSGIDFYGDTLFTRREVVQKQPEMVRQFRDASLRGWKYALEHQDEMIDLILKRYNTHRLTRGQLAYEAGELQKLIRPDLMEVGYMNPGRWQHIADTYSQLGLIPAAKPFPLESFLHAGEQPRLPDWLYGTLGAAMAIIIAVSVVAIRFHYLNAALNDQMQLRDKAEAKLRKLSAAIIQSPVSIVITDTAGAIEYVNPKFCELTGYTAEEVAGQNPRILRGSILPPEFYSDLWRTILAGGLWHGEFLNKKKNGELFWEHATIAPIWDAQGELTNFIAIKEDITERKTLQEKLDHMAHHDELTGLPNRALFFDRIGRALAHAKRSQTGFALLFVDLDGFKTINDTYGHDSGDALLRETARRLAGCVRDSDTVARMGGDEFAVMLLDVADLGHITQVAEKMLTLLSLPFMFKGLECHVGASIGISIFPQDGDAVDTLMNTADMAMYRVKQGAKNNYAFAS; from the coding sequence ATGAAGAGGCGTTTCCTGATCGCACCCTGTCCGGCGAAATCCTGTTCATCGTTCCCGAGCATCTTGTTCGGCATCATTCCCCTGGCGGCCTTTTTCCTCCTTCTCCTCCACCCTGCCCTGCTTCTGGCCGGCACTACCGTGCTGACGCCGGTCACCCTGCAATTGAAGTGGAAACACCAGTTCCAATTCGCCGGATATTACGCCGCCGTGGAAAAGGGCTACTACCGCGATGCCGGGCTTGTGGTAACGCTCCGTGAGGCGACCCAGGGGAGCGACCCCGCTGAGGCGGTCCTGAACGGGGAGGCCCAGTTCGGGGTGGGAGGCAGCTCTCTGGTCCTGCTGCGGGCTGAGGGGAAACCGGTCGTCGCCCTTGCCGCCATCCTGCAGCATTCGCCCCTAGGCATCCTCTCCCTCAACGCAAACAACATCAGAAACGTCCATGATCTGGCGGGCAGACGGGTCATGCTTGAACCGATGTCGGCCGAGGTCATGGCGCTCTTCAGGGCGGAGGGGGTACCCGACAACGCGATCAAGGTCGTTCCCCACGAATTTTCCCTTGAAAAGCTCCTGAACGGCGAGGTTGACGCCGCCTCTGTCTACAGTACGACCGAACCCTATCAGCTCGAAAAACGAAGAATCGCCTATTCCATCATCTATCCCGAGCGGAGCGGGATCGATTTTTACGGCGATACGCTCTTCACGCGCCGGGAGGTGGTACAAAAGCAGCCCGAAATGGTGCGGCAATTTCGCGATGCAAGCCTCCGCGGCTGGAAATACGCCCTTGAGCATCAGGACGAAATGATCGACCTCATCCTGAAACGCTACAATACCCACCGCCTCACCCGGGGGCAGCTTGCCTACGAAGCTGGAGAGCTGCAAAAGCTGATCAGGCCTGACCTGATGGAAGTCGGCTACATGAACCCCGGCCGGTGGCAGCACATCGCCGACACCTATTCCCAGTTGGGACTGATCCCGGCAGCGAAACCGTTTCCCCTGGAAAGCTTCCTCCATGCCGGCGAACAGCCACGGCTCCCGGACTGGCTCTACGGGACCCTGGGCGCGGCCATGGCGATCATCATCGCCGTCTCTGTGGTCGCTATTCGCTTTCACTACCTTAACGCGGCGCTCAACGATCAGATGCAGTTACGCGACAAGGCCGAGGCAAAGCTGCGGAAACTGTCGGCGGCCATTATTCAAAGTCCGGTTTCGATCGTCATCACCGACACGGCCGGCGCAATCGAATACGTCAACCCCAAGTTCTGCGAGCTTACCGGCTATACGGCGGAGGAGGTCGCCGGCCAGAATCCCCGCATCCTGCGCGGGAGCATCCTGCCCCCCGAATTCTACAGCGATCTCTGGCGGACCATCCTCGCCGGAGGACTCTGGCATGGGGAGTTTCTGAACAAGAAGAAGAATGGGGAGTTGTTCTGGGAGCATGCCACCATCGCCCCCATCTGGGACGCACAGGGTGAGCTCACCAACTTCATCGCCATCAAGGAGGATATCACCGAGCGCAAGACGCTGCAGGAAAAGCTCGATCACATGGCCCATCACGACGAGTTGACCGGCCTGCCCAACCGGGCGCTCTTCTTTGACAGGATCGGGCGGGCGCTGGCCCATGCCAAAAGGAGTCAGACGGGATTCGCCCTGCTGTTCGTGGACCTGGATGGTTTCAAGACGATTAACGATACCTACGGGCATGACAGCGGCGATGCGCTGTTGCGGGAGACGGCCCGGCGTCTGGCGGGATGCGTCAGGGACTCGGATACGGTCGCGCGTATGGGGGGAGACGAATTTGCGGTCATGCTGCTGGATGTTGCCGATCTCGGGCATATCACCCAGGTGGCGGAGAAGATGCTGACGCTTCTTTCGCTGCCGTTCATGTTCAAAGGGCTCGAGTGCCATGTGGGGGCGAGCATCGGCATCAGCATCTTCCCCCAGGATGGCGACGCCGTGGACACCCTCATGAACACGGCCGACATGGCCATGTATCGCGTCAAGCAAGGCGCCAAGAACAACTACGCCTTTGCCTCATAA
- a CDS encoding dihydroorotate dehydrogenase: MKPDLSVSIAGLELRNPVMTASGTFGYGEEFAEYVDLATIGAFVTKGLSLRPRAGNPTPRIVETPGGMLNAIGLQNVGIDAFIEKKVPFLRSVATPAIANFFGNTIDEYAELARRLDAIPEIAGLEVNISCPNVKQGGIVFGTDPQCAFQVVTACREATIKPLIVKLSPNVTDIVSMAKACADAGADALSLINTLTGMAIDLERRRPVLANITGGLSGPAVKPVALRMVWQVARAVNLPIIGIGGIMNARDALEFILAGATAVQVGTASFINPGAAQEIAEGMEKWLAENGVEDVKSLIGALEA; this comes from the coding sequence ATGAAACCTGACCTGTCTGTATCCATTGCGGGGCTGGAACTGCGCAACCCGGTGATGACCGCTTCGGGCACCTTCGGCTATGGCGAGGAATTTGCGGAATACGTGGACCTGGCAACCATCGGCGCCTTCGTGACCAAGGGGCTGTCCTTAAGGCCCCGGGCCGGCAATCCCACGCCGCGCATCGTGGAGACGCCGGGCGGCATGCTGAATGCCATCGGCCTCCAGAACGTGGGCATCGACGCCTTTATCGAGAAAAAGGTCCCCTTCCTCCGTTCGGTCGCCACCCCGGCCATTGCCAATTTCTTCGGCAACACCATCGACGAGTACGCCGAACTGGCCCGCCGTTTGGACGCCATCCCCGAGATCGCCGGGTTGGAGGTGAATATTTCCTGCCCCAATGTCAAGCAGGGGGGCATCGTTTTCGGTACCGATCCCCAGTGCGCCTTCCAGGTGGTCACGGCCTGCCGCGAGGCCACCATCAAGCCGTTGATCGTCAAGCTCTCGCCCAATGTCACGGATATCGTCTCCATGGCCAAGGCTTGCGCCGATGCGGGGGCCGACGCCCTGTCGCTGATCAACACCCTGACCGGCATGGCCATCGACCTGGAGCGCCGTCGGCCCGTGCTGGCCAACATCACCGGCGGCCTCTCGGGCCCGGCGGTCAAGCCGGTGGCGTTGCGCATGGTCTGGCAGGTGGCCCGGGCGGTCAACTTGCCGATCATCGGCATCGGCGGCATCATGAACGCCCGCGACGCCCTGGAGTTCATCCTGGCCGGCGCGACGGCGGTGCAGGTCGGGACCGCCAGTTTCATCAATCCGGGGGCTGCTCAGGAAATCGCTGAAGGCATGGAAAAGTGGCTGGCGGAAAACGGCGTTGAAGATGTGAAGAGCCTGATCGGGGCTCTGGAGGCCTGA
- a CDS encoding dihydroorotate dehydrogenase electron transfer subunit, whose product MRMTAPSEFPAAQPGQFVMVRVNDAIDPLLRRPFGIFDVGVHTPAQTGAASQPYLEMLYRVVGKGTGMLSALHDTDLLDVLGPLGKGFQLGAPGEEKIIVGGGVGLAPLYLLAKELVKQSPVRLFVGGRTRDDVLCITEFERLGVECYVATEDGSLGECGLVTEALIRRLAACDGTPRIFACGPHGMLNAVAGIAAQRNIPCQVSLEGYMACGMGACLGCVTPGHHHSNETPDYRCVCADGPVFDAAELKWEA is encoded by the coding sequence ATGCGTATGACCGCTCCCTCCGAGTTCCCCGCGGCCCAACCGGGGCAGTTCGTGATGGTACGGGTGAATGATGCCATCGATCCGCTCCTGCGGCGCCCTTTCGGCATCTTCGACGTGGGGGTCCACACCCCGGCCCAGACCGGCGCCGCATCCCAGCCCTACCTGGAGATGCTCTACCGGGTGGTGGGGAAGGGGACCGGCATGCTTTCGGCGCTGCATGATACCGACCTGCTGGATGTCTTGGGACCTTTGGGGAAGGGGTTCCAGCTCGGCGCTCCCGGGGAGGAAAAAATCATCGTGGGCGGGGGGGTCGGACTGGCGCCGCTCTACCTGTTGGCCAAGGAGTTGGTGAAGCAGTCGCCGGTGCGGCTCTTCGTCGGCGGCAGGACGCGGGACGACGTCCTCTGCATCACCGAATTCGAACGCCTGGGGGTGGAGTGCTATGTGGCCACCGAGGATGGGTCGTTGGGGGAATGTGGCCTGGTGACCGAGGCCCTGATCAGGCGGCTGGCTGCCTGCGACGGCACGCCGCGCATCTTCGCCTGCGGTCCCCATGGCATGCTGAACGCCGTGGCCGGCATCGCCGCCCAAAGGAACATCCCCTGTCAGGTCTCCCTTGAGGGGTATATGGCCTGCGGCATGGGGGCCTGCCTGGGGTGTGTCACTCCGGGGCACCACCACTCCAATGAAACCCCTGATTATCGCTGCGTCTGCGCCGATGGACCGGTCTTCGACGCTGCCGAACTGAAGTGGGAGGCCTGA
- the rimI gene encoding ribosomal protein S18-alanine N-acetyltransferase, translating to MSAPGTVDIRPMTKADLESVLAIEQASFSHPWRHEHFLHELASPYSFPFVAVIEGAVGGYVCLMSLFEEAEILDIVVAPHLRGRGIARALLEHAVAIAQGKQAGIMRLEVRASNRAAIALYERSGFSRTGVRTKYYEGVEDALLMEKSLSTGC from the coding sequence ATGTCTGCACCGGGAACCGTTGACATCCGTCCCATGACCAAGGCCGATCTGGAGAGCGTGCTGGCCATCGAGCAGGCCTCCTTTTCCCATCCCTGGCGCCATGAGCATTTCCTGCACGAACTTGCGTCACCCTATTCGTTTCCGTTCGTCGCCGTCATCGAAGGCGCGGTGGGCGGTTATGTCTGCCTGATGTCGCTTTTCGAAGAGGCCGAGATCCTGGACATCGTCGTGGCGCCGCACCTGCGGGGACGGGGTATCGCCCGGGCGCTGCTGGAGCATGCCGTTGCCATCGCCCAGGGGAAACAGGCCGGGATCATGAGGTTGGAAGTCCGCGCCTCCAATCGGGCAGCCATCGCCCTCTACGAGAGGTCCGGTTTCTCCCGGACCGGGGTGCGGACGAAGTATTACGAAGGCGTGGAGGACGCGCTGTTGATGGAAAAATCACTCTCAACAGGTTGTTGA